CGCAGAGTTCATTAGAACTGTAGGCCTATTCTGAATTGTAAAACTTTTTTGTTTTATAGCCCATTAGCCTACCGGTTAAGTCAGTGTCATCCTATATTTACCCCACCGCCTTCTTGGTGTCAGCGGTGGGTTAGTGATGAAAGTGATGGAAGATATCAAGGTTAGTTTCCATGAGAAGAGGACAACCACCATATCCTTCCTGTATAttttctccgtctctctcgtCTCTATGTTGCAGACAAAGCACAAATTAAATGTAGGTCTAGGTGGTGTAGCCTACGCCGATATCACTAGGAAACATTAAGCATGACAACAACATTGTAAGGCCTCATTATGATAGGCAGCATAGGCCCAGAATCATTCCCAGACAGAGGAACCTTCATGAATAAAGTGCTGATGTTTAAGGGCAATGAAAACGGTCAAGGCTAACCGAACTGCGGGGCATGGGTGGAGGAGCCACTCACAGGTAGACTAGCAGGTAGATCAGGATGTGGGAGTATATTTAGGCCTTGCAGTGAAAAGAGGACTAAGTGTTAACATTTTGCAAGACTGTGGTTTGGTCAGTAGCTACAAAGCAGAGAAGAGGGGAAACCAGAGAGTTAAAAAGTTACGCCTACACAATTTTCCGGTAAAGTGTTCCTTGAAAGAAAGCACTTTCTATGAGCAGAGAGAATGAACAATATGGCTGTGTATTTTTTGGATTGCATTCTGAAAGGTTAATTAAGCTCTGAGAAAGAAATAAAAAAAGTGTGTTTTGCAATGAGCTCTTATTGAATGTTGTAATCCACAGTTAAAAATATGAAGGTTTGGACCCTCAAAACACACAATTCAAACAACCAAAAATAGAACATTTTACAAACAAACATTCACATTACAAAAATTACTACATTTTCTATTACAGCTGCATTGGCATAAAACTCAAATAGAAATATACAAAAACTgcatgtatataatgtatatattaaTTGTCCTTTGTTAATCTTTGACTCATTTTCTGTATCTGAGTGAAATTCAAGGTGCTCTAGTACTCCAGGGTGTCTTCTTTGGTCCCCAGAATAAGGGGGTGTACGTAGCTGCCCAGTGGGGTGAAGAGCACATTCCTCAATCATCCTCCAAACGGCGCACCCCTGAATCATTCAAATAGGTCTGCCCATTGTCCCATCAGTAACTGGGCTCATCCATCTCCTCATCGCTCCATTCTGGGGGTGCATCCGTGCCAAAGTACCGGTCACCGAAATTTCCTTCACACAAGGGACAAAGAACAGTAGAGATCAGAGTTTGAAGCAGAGCAtggacacactctcacactctctcacacacacacacacacacacacacacacacacacacacacacacacacacacacacacacacacacacacacacacacacacacacacactgcctttctctctctcttttctcacctATGCCGGGTATGATGTGGAAGAGGTCGTTGACCTTCTTGTCGACGGCAGTGGTGATGATTTGGACCTGAGGGAAGGCGTAGGCCACAGAGTGAACCCCCATCTCAGCCATCAGCAGAGACACCAACAGGATCTTATCCTCCTGGACATCATGGTCCTACacaagacacacagacagacacggagAGAGATGCATCATCAGATTCCATCAGAATCACCTACCAGTAGGACTCGTACGGCCATCATGCCAGCAGCATCAGTACACACGGTGCAGTCCATCAGAATCACCTACCAGTAGGACTCGTACGGCCATCATGCCAGCAGCATCAGTACACACGGTGCAGTCCATCAGAATCACCTACCAGTAGGACTCGTACGGCCATCATGCCAGCAGCATCAGTACACACGGTGCAGTCCATCAGAATCACCTACCAGTAGGACTCGTACGGCCATCATGCCAGCAGCATCAGTACACACGGTGCAGTCCATCAGAATCACCTACCAGTAGGACTCGTACGGCCATCATGCCAGCAGCCTCAGTACACACGGTGCAGTCCATCAGAATCACCTACCAGTAGGACTTGTACGGCCATCATGGCAGCAGCATCAGTACACATGGTGCAGTCCATCAGAATCACCTACCAGTAGGACTCGTACGGCCATCATGGCAGCAGCCCCAGTAGACACGGTGCAGTCCATCAGAATCACATGGTCCTCACCGATGTCCTTAGGCAGACGCAGGTAATgcagctgagagagagggagggacagggaggaaAGAGGGGATGAAGGGAAGAATGAAAGACAGACAAAAAGGCTATAACTATGCCTCCAACTTTTCCCTGGTCAGGTCCTGCAGTCCTACTCAAAGCTTCAAGCATGTGTGTTTTCCAGATCCATACCTCTGGTTCTCCTGTGTCCTGGTTGGTCTGGATGAGGATCTTCCCGATGCGGACATCTTTACACACTGCCCGGAGAGCTGGCTCCATGGTCTCTCCCGCTCGCAGGATGGACACTCCAGTGATCTATGGAAAACCAGAAGAGAAACCAGGTTCATGGATTTATAACATACTGACTGACAACTGAGTACAGTACATTTAACAACAAGAACATGATAGCAGTAATACTATACTGTTCATCATGACAACACTGGCTGATAAATACACAGGACTGAGTTAACATCTAATAACAGATGAAATATGCTATTATATAAAGCTAATGTGAATCACACAGATTGAGTTTTCTGATCAGAGGGAACTAGACGGCTGAAATGGAGAGATAGCAACAAGTGAATAGGAAGGGGAAagtgagaaagtgagagagatggatagaaaaACAGGCAGGAAGAAAAAGAAAGCTCAACTCACCCTCTTCCCGTGGAAAGCCCTGCCTTCATAGTCCTCTCCCTGCGGTGTTTGAACTATATGGCtctgtggaaagagagagagagagaaagagagagagagaggaggatgaactTATGAGTACAGACCTCAAGACAACGAACCCATGGTGCGTGTTCAGTTGGCCACACTAAACAATCAATAAAACACTTCTTTACTCCAACAGCTCTAGCTGTAGTGGGTGGTACATACACAGTGTACTGTAGTTGCTGTGCGATTCAAGTGATATGTTGTGTTTGTGCAGTCgcggtatgtgtgtgtctttttggtTTTATAGTGAGAACTTTCCACTGCGGTGGATTGACAGTTTCCATACTCCAGAGGCCAgactctctcttttgctctctctctcttctttttctctctctcgcaccATCTCGCAATCTTGACCTCTCATGCTCTTTCCATCGCTTACTCTCTTTCCATCTTTCTTACCCCCATTTTTCCATCACTCAAttcttctccctccatcttttCATCTCTTTCTAAATGAAACTCCGTTCAAATATGCTCTTTGAGTATGAACGTTAAGGTACAGTAGAACAGAGCAGCCTTTctatcgctctgtctctctgtcatacGTACCTCTGAGGGAAGAAAGGAAAGAGCTCGTTCAATCAGCAGACGCATCAGTCTCTTCGAGTAGAAGATGAACTCATCCCTGCTTGTCTCTTTGTTTCTGGGCAGAAGAAGTAGGACGGTCAGGGACCAGACAAATAAAAGACAGTCAGGGACCAGACAAATAAAAGACAGTCAGGGACCAGACAAATAAAAGACACTCAGGGACCAGACAAATAAAAACACTCAGGGACCAGACAAATAAAAGACAGTCAGGGACCAGACAAATAAAAGACACTCAGGGACCAGACAAATAAAAGACAGTCAGGGACCAGACAAATAAAAGACAGTCAGGGACCAGACAAATAAAAACACTCAGGGACCAGACAAATAAAAACACTCAGGGACCAGACAAATAAAAGACAGTCAGGGACCAGACAAATAAAAGACAGTCAGGGACCAGACAAATAAAAGACAGTCAGGGACCAGACAAATAAAAACACTCAGGGACCAGACAAATAAAAGACAGTCAGGGACCAGACAAATAAAAACACTCAGGGACCAGACAAATAAAAGACAGTCAGGGACCAGACAAATAAAAACACTCAGGGACCAGACAAATAAAAGACAGTCAGGGACCAGACAAATAAAAGACAGTCAGGGACCAGACAAATAAAAGACAGTCAGGGACCAGACAAATAAAAACACTCAGGGACCAGACAAATAAAAGACAGTCAGGGACCAGACAAATAAAAACACTCAGGGACCAGACAAATAAAAACACTCAGGGACCAGACAAATAAAAGACAGTCAGGGACCAGACAAATAAAAACACTCAGGGACCAGACAAATAAAAACACTCAGGGACCAGACAAATAAAAGACAGTCAGGGACCAGACAAATAAAAGACAGTCAGGGACCAGACAAATAAAAACACTCAGGGACCAGACAAATAAAAGACAGTCAGGGACCAGACAAATAAAAGACAGTCAGGGACCAGACAAATAAAAGACAGTCAGGGACCAGACAAATAAAAGACACTCAGGGACCAGACAAATAAAAACACTCAGGGACCAGACAAATAAAAGACACTCAGGGACCAGACAAATAAAAGACACTCAGGGACCAGACAAATAAAAACACTCAGGGACCAGACAAATAAAAGACAGTCAGGGACCAGACAAATAAAAGACACTCAGGGACCAGACAAATAAAAACACTCAGGGACCAGACAAATAAAAGACAGTCAGGGACCAGACAAATAAAAACACTCAGGGACCAGACAAATAAAAGACACTCAGGGACCAGACAGATAAGACCGTCAGGGACCAGACAGATAAAATAGTCAGGAACCAGACAGATAAAAGACAGTCAGGGACCAGACAAATAAAAGACACTCAGGGACCAGACAAATAAAAGACACTCAGGGACCAGACAAATAAAAACACTCAGGGACCAGACAAATAAAAACACTCAGGGACCAGACAAATAAAAGACACTCAGGGACCAGACAGATAAGACCGTCAGGGACCAGACAGATAAAATAGTCAGGAACCAGACAGATAAAAGACAGTCAGGGACCAGACAAATAAAAGACACTCAGGGACCAGACAAATAAAAGACACTCAGGGACCAGACAAATAAAAACACTCAGGGACCAGACAAATAAAAGACACTCAGGGACCAGACAAATAAAAGACAGTCAGGGACCAGACAAATAAAAGACACTCAGGGACCAGACAAATAAAAGACAGTCAGGGACCAGACAAATAAAAGACAGTCAGGGACCAGACAAATAAAAGACAGTCAGGGACCAGACAAATAAAAGACAGTCAGGGACCAGACAAATAAAAACACTCAGGGACCAGACAAATAAAAGACAGTCAGGGACCAGACAAATAAAAACACTCAGGGACCAGACAAATAAAAACACTCAGGGACCAGACAAATAAAAGACAGTCAGGGACCAGACAAATAAAAGACACTCAGGGACCAGACAAATAAAAGACAGTCAGGGACCAGACAAATAAAAGACACTCAGGGACCAGACAAATAAAAACACTCAGGGACCAGACAGATAAGACCGTCAGGGACCAGACAGATAAAATAGTCAGGAACCAGACAGATAAAAGACAGTCAGGGACCAGACAGATAAAAGAGCGTCAGGGACCAGATAGATAAAAGACAATCACGGTCAGGGACCAGACAGATGAAAGACAGTCAGGGGGCAGACAGATAACAGTCAGGGACCAGCCAGATAAAATAGTCAGGAACCAGACAGATAAAAGACAGTCAGGGACCAGACAGATAAAAGAGTATCAGGGGCAAGACAGATAAAAGACAGTCAGGGGCCATACAGATGAAAGACAGTCAGGGACCAGACAGATAAGACAGTCAGGGACCAGACAGATAAAAGAGTCAGGAACCAGACAGATGAAAGACAGTCAGGGGCCAGACAAATAAAAATAGACACTATGGACCATGTAGTCGCACTCAACCTACATTGTGGAAGtgaatgtttgctacagtatgtTTATGCTCTGACCTACCTGTGTTATTATCTGACTCTAGATCAGTTAGTAGGTTTACTGAGTAGTGTGTAGTGCAGTGGTTATTACTGATACCTGATGATGGTGTGCATCCCCTGACCTGGGCTGTGTTAGTAAAATACATGACTAGTATTATAGTGGGTCGTTCTACATTAGTTCAAGAGGTAGTTGTTAAACTAGTAGTACAGTGGGTCATTCTACATTAGTTCTAGAGGTAGATATACTAGTAGTATAGTGGGTTGTCCTACATTAGTTCTAGAGGTAGTTATAGCAGTAGTATAGTGGGTCGTTCTACATGAATTCTAGAGGTAGTTATACCAGTAGTATAGTGGGTCGTTCTACATTAGTTCTAGAGGTAGATATACTAGTAGTATAGTGGGTCGTTCTACATTAGTTCTAGAGGTCGTAGTTATACTAGTAGTATAGTGAGTCGTTCTACATTAGTTCTAGAGGTAGTAGTTATACTAGTAGTATATTGGGTCGTTCTACATTCGTTCTAGAGGTAGTTATACCAGTAGTATAGTGGGTCGTTCTACATTAGTTCTAGGGGTAGTTATACCAGTAGTATAGTGGGTCGTTCTACATTAGTTCTAGAGGTAGTTATACTAGTAGTATAGTGGGTCGTTCTACATTAGATCTAGGGGTAGTTATACTAGTAGTATAGTGGGTCATTCTACATTAGTTCTAGGGGTAGTTATACTAGTAGTGTAGTGGGTCGTTCTACATTAGTTCTAGAGGTAGTTATACTAGTAGTATAGTGGGTCGTTCTACATTAGATCTAGGGGTAGTTATACTAGTAGTATAGTGGGTCGTTCTACATTAGTTCTAGGGGTAGTTATACTAGTAGTATAGTGGGTCGTTCTACATTAGTTCTAGGGGTAGTTATACTAGTAGTATAGTGGGTCGTTATACATTAGTACTAGAGGTAGTCGTTAtactctctggtcacccccaaagccaattcctcctttggccgcctcgccttccagttctctgctgccaatgactgaaacgaacgacaaaaatctctgaaactggaaacactctccctcactagctttaagcaccagctgtcagagcagctcacagattactgcacctgtacatagcccatctataatttagcccaaacaactacctcttcccctactgtatttatttattttgttcctttgcaccccattatttctactttgcacattcttacactgcaaatctaccattccaatgttttacttgctatattgtatttacctcgccaccatggcctttttttgcctttacctcccttatctcacctcatttatatatagatttatttttctactgtattattgactgtatgtttgttttactccatgtgtaactctgtgttgttgtatgtgtcgaactgctttgctttatcttggccaggtcgcaattgtaaatgagaacttgttctcaacttgcctacctggttaaataaaggataaataaaatacagtatCCAGTGTATACAGTATGCAGCGTGTATACAGTATGCAGCGTGTATACAGTATgcagtgtgtatacagtatgcagCGTGTATACAGTATGCAGCGTGTATACAGTATGCAGCGTGTATACAGTATGCAGCGTGTATACAGTATGCAGCGTGTATACAGTATgcagtgtgtatacagtgtgtatacAGTATCCAGTGTATACAGTACGCAGCGTGTATACAGTATGCAGTGTATACAGTATccagtgtgtatacagtatgcagTGTGTATACAGTATCCAGTGTGTATACAGTATCCAGTGTGTATACAGTATCCAGTGTGTATACAGTATCCAGTGTATACAGTATTCAGTGTATACAGTATGCAGCGTGTATACAGTATGCAGTGTATACAGTATCCAGTGTGTATACAGTATCCAGCGTGTATACAGTATGCAGCATGTCTACAGTATCCAGTGTATACAGTATgcagtgtgtatacagtatgcagTGTGTATACAGTATCCAGCGTGTATACAGTATGCATCATGTATACAGTATCCAGTGTATACAGTATTCAGTGTATACAGTATGCAGCGTGTATACAGTATGCAGTGTATACAGTATCCAGTGTGTATACAGTATCCAGTGTGTATACCTTATTATGGTGTGCATTCCCCTGACCTGGGGCGTACTCTCCAGAACACTCAGGGTCTGGGGGAGGGGCTGGGCCTGGTGGGCAGAGGCAAGGGCCGCCCTGTAACCATAGCAACCGGGAAAAGAAAGGGCGGGTGGATGTAAGAGCACTGGAATAGGCGGTAGGGTGCATACATACAGTCACAGGCTTGaaacacacatacaaaataaGCAGACACCAGCGCGCACCCacgcccacgcacacacacacatcttaaaCAGTATTCATCACACTGGTGTTAATATTGATTAGTGGGTAGTAGAATTCTAAAAAACACACAATAAAAACACACTAGATTAAAATAGGCAGAGCAGATACAGGTCAGTTAACATCACTGAACCGATACTGTACTGTCTGCCTTAGTGGGATTATACAACAGCTTTAAGAGACAATCACAGAGAGCGTTTGACGTTTTTAGCTACTGTTCTGGTCTCAATGCAGTTAGATTCTACAGTGAGTGCTGAAAGACTAATTCATTCAACAACTAATTCCTACAACATTGATCAATGTGCAATAAATGAACGTGAAACTAGTCAGGAAACGTTGGATCTAGTGTCCTCTGGTACTAATGGTGGTGTAAACACAGTGATTTGGTTCTGATTCATTTGAGACTCTCAACACGTAATCTGAGGAACATGAAGAAAGCCGTGTTCTCTTAATTGTTCTCGTTGTGTTGTCATAATCCCATGTGattacacacatacaaacacaaacacacgttcattcttctatccttgtggggatcTAAAAtgaatttccattcaaaatcctatttcccCTAACCCCTTCACACTAACCCTTATCcttaccataaccttaacccaaaccactaaccctaattgtaactctaaccctaaacctctaaacttaaaatagcctttgtcctcattGGGATGTGGAAAATGTCCCCACGAGAATGTTCAttgttttactgtccttgtggggactttgggGCATTtgaggtccccacaaggataaaAGAACcaaccaacccacacacacaccaactcaaAGAAAGCCCAACTCCTGAATTCAGATCAACACaggctgatttaaaaaaaacaacaatcaAACTAAGTTTTGGACTAGAATCTGACTTTAAAACATACAACACAATGAGTTCTGGGCTGCGTTCAGTACAAAGAAACTTAATGCAATATTCAACTACATGGAAACAGTGCTGTGCTGAACAACCAGTTGAAAAACGGGGAGGGGTTGGGTTGTTGGTTGGGGAATGCTATCAGCATGGCCGCTGCCCTTTAAATACGTCACTTATTGCTTCAAGCCACATCCCACCACACCCACCAAACGGAGCACACGTCcctcaaagtctgttcaagaacgtTGAAGAGCACTTTGGGGAAACATGTCGTTCAGTACAAGCCTAACGTAGCAAGCGCAACGTTACGCAACGCAGCAAATGTTTAAGCAAACTGAACAAACCCCTGGTCTTGCCAAAGATTAGAATTGAGGTCATGCAAGCCTTGAGTTGAGTGATATCACATTAAATCCCCACACTCTTGAGATACAAAGACCAAGCTGTGATACCATTTCACTCTCTAAAAACAAAACTCCTATGGGATACCGAACTTTAAAAGAAAGAAAATGCAAACACAGATAAATCATAAGCAAATCTGCTCACATATCCCAGCGCAGTTTCCTCTATGGAGAGAAGAGGGTTTGGACGAAACACAACGACACACACCGACAGAGACACACaatgacagagacacacaacGACGACAACAGAAAAGAGGAAGAAAATAAAAGAAACAGACAACATTGGGTAAATAAAGGTATGATCACGTGATACAGTGATCTGTGTGACAGCTGAATCCACTGCAGTCCTCACAATTCCTTAGACCAAGACAAATTGCCATACAAAGTTGCTAAATAATCTTTTTCATGAACTTACAAATAATAGTTCAACTCAGTTagtccactcagtaacaatggTCACTACAATTCCGTCAGCGGTTGTGGCATTGTGTGTCGTGTGTACACGTGGGCTGCTCTCAGGCTGGCTTCAGCTGTCACACCTACACTGTGTCTCTGCAGTACAGAGGTAAAGCACAGAGGTACGACTCACAGCTCAAAGGCCCTGATACATCCTGTGTCTAAAGACAGACACCAAacacacttcctctctctctcgctctgatcTGCTGTGGCCGACATACTCAATGGAAAAACTCAGCTTTTAATAATAGGTATAGAAAACAGAGGTTTTAGATTGTGTGATAAGAACGGTCTTTCTCTATCTCacactcttcttctctctctctggagctgAGAGGTCAGTGAAAATGTCTCAGTAGATTATTTTTAGACACAGAATGCAGCGGGTGGTTGTGTGTGAGCCATCATGTATGTAAGGTAGAGGAAAAAGCAACATCCTCCAATCAACTGCCTGCTGCACATAGAAGCGTTAGAAACACAGAAGTGACGTGTGGCGTGTCTGTCAAAGGGCAGAGAGTCTCTCAAATCTCTGTTTTCTACCGCGTGTTTTAACAGCGTATGTGGTGTCACACGCGGTGACATGCCAATTACTACTGCTACCTGTAATGGAAGACCCATTTCCCATCGATGCTGTTACATCCTTCACTGTACTGGATGAGTCATTGACAAGGTGGGCTTCTGGGGTTGATTCTGTGTAACAGCAGCAAGCAGTTGGAGAGTGAGGATGTTGGCTTCGTGGCTTCGATGTAGAAGTTGCCCGTAACCACATCTGGGAACAGATAAGGatatctgaccctgtatcagGGATTTAGGGCAACTTCTACATACTCATGTTTTGTGCCCCCCTCTTCTTGCCCTCCATCTGGGAACTGGGGTGTGGGGGAGAGGGGTTCGGCGGTACAGTAAAGAGTTGTGCTACTCTACCTGACGCTGAGCTCACGCTGtgtgatggagggatagagggaggagttggagggatggaggaaggagttggagggatagagggaggagttggagggatagagggatgagttggagggatagagggatgagttggagggatagagggaggagttGGAGGGATGAAGGAGGAGTATGAGAGTCCGTGTGCAGGTGGGGCAAGGTCAATAGTACCGTGTCAAATAAGTAACACCACAATAACAACACATGCCTTCATTGGTAATGGGGGATGGAAGCGATTACACTTCAATTTGTTCAACTTTAGGCAATGAACTGAAATTCAATTTCAGGAacagaaaacatttattttaatttgtGAACTGGAATTTAATTTCCGTCGCCTGAATTGATATAGAACTGACACACCAACCCTGCTAGCTATTAGTGCATGTACCACAAGTCACACAGCAAAACGCCCCTGGTCATGCTTTTAAATCTATACTTAATTTAGTATATTCTTCATTTTGTGTCATCTTTCTCAGGAAATCATGAAATGTAGAGCTATTACAGAAAATGCTTTCTTGTTCCACTAGAGGGGGAAATGGAGCTGGCATCAGTCTGGTTAGCAGGAAAGCTGTAGATCTGGTATCAGTCTGGTTAGCTGTAGATCTGGTATCAGTCTGGTTAGCTGTAGATCTGGTATCAGTCTGGTTAGCTGTAGATCTGGTATCAGTCTGGTTAGCTGTAGATCTGGTATCAGTCTGGTTAGCTGTAGATCTGGTATCAGTCTGGTTAGCTGTAGATCTGGTATCAGTCTGGTTAGCTGTAGATCTGGTATCAGTCTGGTTAGCTGTAGATCTGGTATCAGTCTGGTTAGCTGTAGATCTGGTATCAGTCTGGTTAGCTGTAGATCTGGTATCAGTCTGGTTAGCTGTAGATCTGGTATCAGTCTGGTTAGCTGTAGATCTGGTATCAGTCTGGTTAGCTGTAGATCTGGCATCAGTCTGGTTAGCTGTAGATCTGGTATCAGTCTGGTTAGCTGTAGATCTGGTATCAGTCTGGTTAGCTGTAGATCTGGTATCAGTCTGGTTAGCTGTAGATCTGTTATCAGTCTGGTTAGCTGTAGATCTGGTATCAGTCTGGTTAGCTGTAGATCTGTCAAGCTGTATACAGTATGAGGAGAGATCAAGGGAGGAACTCTCACCTCCTCCAGCTGGCTGTGGACGTGCTGTACGATCAAGTCTATGGCCACCATGTTGCCTCCTCCTGCCAGTATACGACACACACAGGAAGGGGAAGTGACATTAGACAGTGATGATATTATGTTGTGTACATTATAATGGTTCAGGGGACTAAGTTGACTTTTCACGTTGTCTCCAATTGACGTCAATGCATTACTACGTCAACATTTGAGTTAAGTGGAAGTTCTCCCCTGAATGTCTAAATGTAAGGGAGAATATGTGTaagcaaatgtgtgtgtgtgtgtgtgtgtgtgtgtgtgtgtgtgtgtgtgtgtgtgtgtgtgtgtgtgtgtgtgtgtgtgtgtgtatgtgtgtgagcacATGGTCATACATTTTTTACTACGTCAGTCTGTGTGTGCTGGTTCCAAATATTACCGCGTGGTACCACAATGTCAGCCAGTCGCATGGTTGGCTCGATGTACTGCTCAAAGGCGGGCTTCACAAACTTATTGTACTGTTTGATGACGCCGTCGATGTCCCGGCCACGCTCTGTGATGTCCCTCTGCAGCCGACGCACCAGACGGATGTCTGAGTCAGTCTCCACAAAGATCTTCATGTCCAGCAGCTGTGGGGAGAACATACAccatgagaaacacacacacacacacaccatgagaaacacacacacaccatgagaaacacacacacacacacacacaccatgagaaacacacacacacccacaccatgagaaacacacacacacccacaccatgagaaacacacacacacacaccatgagaaacacacacaccatgaaaaacacacacacacacacccacaccatgagaaacacacacacacgcacccacaccatgagaaacacacacacacacacccacaccatgagaaacacacacacacacaccatgaaaaacacacacgcacacaccatgagaaacacacacacacacacacacacacacacaccatgacaaaacacacacacacacaccatgagaaacacacacacactatgccaaacacacaccaagccaaacacacacacacacacacacacacacacacacacacacacacacacacacacacacacacacacacacacacacacacacacacacacacacacacacgaggacacacacacatacacaaactagaggtcgaccgattaatcggaatggtcgATTAATTATggcgatttcaagttttcataacaatcggaaatcggtatttttggacaccgatttggccgacttttattttttttgcacctttatttaatctttatttaactaggcaagtcagttaagaacacattcttattttcaatgacggcttaggaacggtgggttaactgcctcgttgaggggcagaacgacagattttttccttgtcagctcgggggattcaatcttgcaactttACAgctaactagtcca
The nucleotide sequence above comes from Salvelinus namaycush isolate Seneca unplaced genomic scaffold, SaNama_1.0 Scaffold1472, whole genome shotgun sequence. Encoded proteins:
- the LOC120036767 gene encoding uridine-cytidine kinase-like 1 isoform X2 is translated as MNTLNTGARISGCWTVTGCSGGGEGSLDRLLTSVSSGLSPRKRTTSQCKSEPPLLRTSKRTIYTAGRPPWYNEHGTQSKEAFVIGLCGGSASGKTTVARKIIEALDVPWVVLLSMDSFYKVLTPEQQVTAASNDYNFDHPDAFDFGLLAHILRKLKLGKSVKIPVYDFTTHGRQKDWKTVYGASVIIFEGIMAFADKELLQLLDMKIFVETDSDIRLVRRLQRDITERGRDIDGVIKQYNKFVKPAFEQYIEPTMRLADIVVPRGGGNMVAIDLIVQHVHSQLEERELSVRAALASAHQAQPLPQTLSVLESTPQVRGMHTIIRNKETSRDEFIFYSKRLMRLLIERALSFLPSESHIVQTPQGEDYEGRAFHGKRITGVSILRAGETMEPALRAVCKDVRIGKILIQTNQDTGEPELHYLRLPKDIGEDHVILMDCTVSTGAAAMMAVRVLLDHDVQEDKILLVSLLMAEMGVHSVAYAFPQVQIITTAVDKKVNDLFHIIPGIGNFGDRYFGTDAPPEWSDEEMDEPSY
- the LOC120036767 gene encoding uridine-cytidine kinase-like 1 isoform X3; protein product: MECGENSSSLSNSNSGGGEGSLDRLLTSVSSGLSPRKRTTSQCKSEPPLLRTSKRTIYTAGRPPWYNEHGTQSKEAFVIGLCGGSASGKTTVARKIIEALDVPWVVLLSMDSFYKVLTPEQQVTAASNDYNFDHPDAFDFGLLAHILRKLKLGKSVKIPVYDFTTHGRQKDWKTVYGASVIIFEGIMAFADKELLQLLDMKIFVETDSDIRLVRRLQRDITERGRDIDGVIKQYNKFVKPAFEQYIEPTMRLADIVVPRGGGNMVAIDLIVQHVHSQLEERKLRWDMAALASAHQAQPLPQTLSVLESTPQVRGMHTIIRNKETSRDEFIFYSKRLMRLLIERALSFLPSESHIVQTPQGEDYEGRAFHGKRITGVSILRAGETMEPALRAVCKDVRIGKILIQTNQDTGEPELHYLRLPKDIGEDHVILMDCTVSTGAAAMMAVRVLLDHDVQEDKILLVSLLMAEMGVHSVAYAFPQVQIITTAVDKKVNDLFHIIPGIGNFGDRYFGTDAPPEWSDEEMDEPSY
- the LOC120036767 gene encoding uridine-cytidine kinase-like 1 isoform X1, with protein sequence MNTLNTGARISGCWTVTGCSGGGEGSLDRLLTSVSSGLSPRKRTTSQCKSEPPLLRTSKRTIYTAGRPPWYNEHGTQSKEAFVIGLCGGSASGKTTVARKIIEALDVPWVVLLSMDSFYKVLTPEQQVTAASNDYNFDHPDAFDFGLLAHILRKLKLGKSVKIPVYDFTTHGRQKDWKTVYGASVIIFEGIMAFADKELLQLLDMKIFVETDSDIRLVRRLQRDITERGRDIDGVIKQYNKFVKPAFEQYIEPTMRLADIVVPRGGGNMVAIDLIVQHVHSQLEERKLRWDMAALASAHQAQPLPQTLSVLESTPQVRGMHTIIRNKETSRDEFIFYSKRLMRLLIERALSFLPSESHIVQTPQGEDYEGRAFHGKRITGVSILRAGETMEPALRAVCKDVRIGKILIQTNQDTGEPELHYLRLPKDIGEDHVILMDCTVSTGAAAMMAVRVLLDHDVQEDKILLVSLLMAEMGVHSVAYAFPQVQIITTAVDKKVNDLFHIIPGIGNFGDRYFGTDAPPEWSDEEMDEPSY